From Glycine max cultivar Williams 82 chromosome 11, Glycine_max_v4.0, whole genome shotgun sequence, the proteins below share one genomic window:
- the LOC100526959 gene encoding uncharacterized protein isoform X4, with translation MMRGRTRHEEDEQSRALYQLSALVLNLLRSPLSSLTFSDEVPPLAASRRPGLGQISPAGFASLLLGISLALMLCGSVTFFIGFVLMPWVLGLVMLFYVAGILSSLSVFGRSILCYATAPPSPPWKLM, from the exons ATGATGAGGGGAAGAACAAGACATGAAGAAGATGAGCAATCTCGAGCTTTGTACCAGCTCTCCGCGCTCGTTCTCAACCTCCTTCGCTCGCCTCTGTCGTCGTTGACGTTCTCTGACGAGGTTCCGCCGTTGGCGGCGTCACGGCGTCCCGGGCTGGGTCAGATATCGCCGGCGGGATTCGCCTCCTTGCTGTTGGGAATATCGCTGGCGTTGATGCTGTGTGGATCGGTGACGTTCTTCATCGGGTTCGTGTTGATGCCATGGGTTCTGGGATTGGTCATGCTCTTCTACGTCGCCGGAATCCTCTCCAGCCTCTCCGTCTTCGGCCGCTCCATTCTCTGCTACGCCACCGCTCCACCCTCGCCAC CATGGAAGCTTATGTGA
- the LOC100526959 gene encoding uncharacterized protein LOC100526959 has product MMRGRTRHEEDEQSRALYQLSALVLNLLRSPLSSLTFSDEVPPLAASRRPGLGQISPAGFASLLLGISLALMLCGSVTFFIGFVLMPWVLGLVMLFYVAGILSSLSVFGRSILCYATAPPSPRKDIPAWKLM; this is encoded by the exons ATGATGAGGGGAAGAACAAGACATGAAGAAGATGAGCAATCTCGAGCTTTGTACCAGCTCTCCGCGCTCGTTCTCAACCTCCTTCGCTCGCCTCTGTCGTCGTTGACGTTCTCTGACGAGGTTCCGCCGTTGGCGGCGTCACGGCGTCCCGGGCTGGGTCAGATATCGCCGGCGGGATTCGCCTCCTTGCTGTTGGGAATATCGCTGGCGTTGATGCTGTGTGGATCGGTGACGTTCTTCATCGGGTTCGTGTTGATGCCATGGGTTCTGGGATTGGTCATGCTCTTCTACGTCGCCGGAATCCTCTCCAGCCTCTCCGTCTTCGGCCGCTCCATTCTCTGCTACGCCACCGCTCCACCCTCGCCACGTAAGGACATTCCCG CATGGAAGCTTATGTGA
- the LOC100794429 gene encoding agamous-like MADS-box protein MADS4 isoform X2: protein MGRGRVELKRIENKINRQVTFAKRRNGLLKKAYELSVLCDAEVALIIFSNRGKQYEFCSGSSMLKTLERYQKCNYGAPEDNVATNEALELSSQQEYLRLKARYEALQRSQRNLMGEDLGPLSSKELESLERQLDSSLKQIRSIRTQFMLDQLSDLQRKEHFLGESNRDLIQRLEEFQINPLQLNPSAEEMGHGRYPGQPQGHALFQPLDCEPTLQIGYHPDPVSVVSEGPSMNNYMAGWLP from the exons atgggaAGGGGAAGAGTGGAGTTGAAGAGGATTGAGAACAAGATCAACAGGCAAGTGACCTTTGCAAAACGAAGGAACGGGCTTTTGAAGAAAGCTTATGAGCTTTCCGTTCTTTGTGATGCCGAGGTTGCTCTCATCATCTTCTCCAATAGAGGAAAGCAGTACGAGTTTTGCAGCGGttcaag CATGCTCAAAACGTTGGAGAGGTACCAGAAATGCAACTATGGAGCGCCTGAGGACAATGTGGCAACAAATGAAGCCTTG GAGTTAAGCAGTCAACAAGAATACTTGAGGCTGAAAGCGCGTTATGAAGCTCTTCAGCGTTCTCAAAG GAACCTTATGGGAGAAGATCTTGGTCCTCTAAGCAGCAAAGAGCTTGAGTCACTTGAAAGGCAGCTAGATTCGTCTTTGAAACAAATCAGATCAATAAGG ACCCAATTCATGCTGGATCAGCTTTCTGATCTACAACGTAAG GAACACTTTCTAGGTGAATCAAACAGAGATCTCATACAAAGG TTGGAAGAGTTTCAAATAAATCCACTTCAACTGAATCCTAGTGCTGAAGAAATGGGGCATGGACGCTATCCAGGTCAACCCCAAGGCCATGCTCTCTTTCAACCATTGGACTGTGAGCCAACCTTACAAATTGG ATATCATCCTGATCCAGTATCAGTGGTGTCAGAAGGCCCAAGCATGAATAATTACATGGCAGGATGGTTACCATGA
- the LOC100526959 gene encoding uncharacterized protein isoform X1: MMRGRTRHEEDEQSRALYQLSALVLNLLRSPLSSLTFSDEVPPLAASRRPGLGQISPAGFASLLLGISLALMLCGSVTFFIGFVLMPWVLGLVMLFYVAGILSSLSVFGRSILCYATAPPSPRKDIPGQSWSVSASSA, encoded by the exons ATGATGAGGGGAAGAACAAGACATGAAGAAGATGAGCAATCTCGAGCTTTGTACCAGCTCTCCGCGCTCGTTCTCAACCTCCTTCGCTCGCCTCTGTCGTCGTTGACGTTCTCTGACGAGGTTCCGCCGTTGGCGGCGTCACGGCGTCCCGGGCTGGGTCAGATATCGCCGGCGGGATTCGCCTCCTTGCTGTTGGGAATATCGCTGGCGTTGATGCTGTGTGGATCGGTGACGTTCTTCATCGGGTTCGTGTTGATGCCATGGGTTCTGGGATTGGTCATGCTCTTCTACGTCGCCGGAATCCTCTCCAGCCTCTCCGTCTTCGGCCGCTCCATTCTCTGCTACGCCACCGCTCCACCCTCGCCACGTAAGGACATTCCCG GCCAGAGCTGGTCGGTCTCTGCTTCATCAGCCTAG
- the LOC100526959 gene encoding uncharacterized protein isoform X3 — protein sequence MMRGRTRHEEDEQSRALYQLSALVLNLLRSPLSSLTFSDEVPPLAASRRPGLGQISPAGFASLLLGISLALMLCGSVTFFIGFVLMPWVLGLVMLFYVAGILSSLSVFGRSILCYATAPPSPRKDIPVQKH from the exons ATGATGAGGGGAAGAACAAGACATGAAGAAGATGAGCAATCTCGAGCTTTGTACCAGCTCTCCGCGCTCGTTCTCAACCTCCTTCGCTCGCCTCTGTCGTCGTTGACGTTCTCTGACGAGGTTCCGCCGTTGGCGGCGTCACGGCGTCCCGGGCTGGGTCAGATATCGCCGGCGGGATTCGCCTCCTTGCTGTTGGGAATATCGCTGGCGTTGATGCTGTGTGGATCGGTGACGTTCTTCATCGGGTTCGTGTTGATGCCATGGGTTCTGGGATTGGTCATGCTCTTCTACGTCGCCGGAATCCTCTCCAGCCTCTCCGTCTTCGGCCGCTCCATTCTCTGCTACGCCACCGCTCCACCCTCGCCACGTAAGGACATTCCCG TGCAGAAACATTGA
- the LOC100526959 gene encoding uncharacterized protein isoform X2, with protein sequence MMRGRTRHEEDEQSRALYQLSALVLNLLRSPLSSLTFSDEVPPLAASRRPGLGQISPAGFASLLLGISLALMLCGSVTFFIGFVLMPWVLGLVMLFYVAGILSSLSVFGRSILCYATAPPSPRQSWSVSASSA encoded by the exons ATGATGAGGGGAAGAACAAGACATGAAGAAGATGAGCAATCTCGAGCTTTGTACCAGCTCTCCGCGCTCGTTCTCAACCTCCTTCGCTCGCCTCTGTCGTCGTTGACGTTCTCTGACGAGGTTCCGCCGTTGGCGGCGTCACGGCGTCCCGGGCTGGGTCAGATATCGCCGGCGGGATTCGCCTCCTTGCTGTTGGGAATATCGCTGGCGTTGATGCTGTGTGGATCGGTGACGTTCTTCATCGGGTTCGTGTTGATGCCATGGGTTCTGGGATTGGTCATGCTCTTCTACGTCGCCGGAATCCTCTCCAGCCTCTCCGTCTTCGGCCGCTCCATTCTCTGCTACGCCACCGCTCCACCCTCGCCAC GCCAGAGCTGGTCGGTCTCTGCTTCATCAGCCTAG
- the LOC100794429 gene encoding agamous-like MADS-box protein MADS4 isoform X1: MGRGRVELKRIENKINRQVTFAKRRNGLLKKAYELSVLCDAEVALIIFSNRGKQYEFCSGSSMLKTLERYQKCNYGAPEDNVATNEALVLELSSQQEYLRLKARYEALQRSQRNLMGEDLGPLSSKELESLERQLDSSLKQIRSIRTQFMLDQLSDLQRKEHFLGESNRDLIQRLEEFQINPLQLNPSAEEMGHGRYPGQPQGHALFQPLDCEPTLQIGYHPDPVSVVSEGPSMNNYMAGWLP, encoded by the exons atgggaAGGGGAAGAGTGGAGTTGAAGAGGATTGAGAACAAGATCAACAGGCAAGTGACCTTTGCAAAACGAAGGAACGGGCTTTTGAAGAAAGCTTATGAGCTTTCCGTTCTTTGTGATGCCGAGGTTGCTCTCATCATCTTCTCCAATAGAGGAAAGCAGTACGAGTTTTGCAGCGGttcaag CATGCTCAAAACGTTGGAGAGGTACCAGAAATGCAACTATGGAGCGCCTGAGGACAATGTGGCAACAAATGAAGCCTTGGTATTG GAGTTAAGCAGTCAACAAGAATACTTGAGGCTGAAAGCGCGTTATGAAGCTCTTCAGCGTTCTCAAAG GAACCTTATGGGAGAAGATCTTGGTCCTCTAAGCAGCAAAGAGCTTGAGTCACTTGAAAGGCAGCTAGATTCGTCTTTGAAACAAATCAGATCAATAAGG ACCCAATTCATGCTGGATCAGCTTTCTGATCTACAACGTAAG GAACACTTTCTAGGTGAATCAAACAGAGATCTCATACAAAGG TTGGAAGAGTTTCAAATAAATCCACTTCAACTGAATCCTAGTGCTGAAGAAATGGGGCATGGACGCTATCCAGGTCAACCCCAAGGCCATGCTCTCTTTCAACCATTGGACTGTGAGCCAACCTTACAAATTGG ATATCATCCTGATCCAGTATCAGTGGTGTCAGAAGGCCCAAGCATGAATAATTACATGGCAGGATGGTTACCATGA